One window from the genome of Spirosoma rhododendri encodes:
- the rnr gene encoding ribonuclease R: MKKPNQNKYTRPEGAGGGRSATSRSREKGAERASSRTAVRSGDVFLDELKNDIMAFFQINDGDSFTVDQIVDHYDTGDRRVQLMMHGLIAELVKEKSLVRNPDGSYSAEPDANTLEGTVDHVNSRFAFVIPTSPLGTRADRDNDIWVSTDDLNGAVDGDRVKVVLYTDSRNRSRRTEGKVASIVERGRTELVGRIEVWDTYGFVIPDSRKIYDDIFVPKDKLGAANDGEKVIVRITKFPDPRSSKQRFEGEVVTVLGMAGQNNTEMHAILAEFGLPIDFPADVEAEAEAISTKILKKDLAKRRDMREVTTFTIDPVDAKDFDDALSVQFLDNGNYEIGVHIADVTNYVKPGSRLEEEAFKRATSVYLVDRVVPMLPEKLSNGLCSLRPNEDKLTFSAVFELTPDANIVKEWFGRTAIHSNRRFSYEEAQDILNNSNGDYLSELQLLNELAYKLRDERFRHGAINFETVEVRFKLDENGVPLSVYPKLRQDTNKLIEEFMLLANKRVAEYVHQLSKKGDENTMVYRIHEGPDRDRLQLFADFAGRLGYKLKLDDEHLSGSMNKFMATIEGKPEAGMLSQLAIRTMSKARYSVEDIGHFGLGFRRYSHFTSPIRRYPDMMAHRLLQHYLDKGKPEAREPLEEQCKHASAREKMASDAERASIKYKQVEFMSRMDAEKTFEGVISGVTEFGIFVEITENNCEGLVRMQDLNDDFYEYDKDNFRIVGQRTKKMYTFGDPVVVRVKETNLARRSMDYTLVSDKAGRVTDAGNQHKSNSSRDRRSSQVSASRKASGGRRNEGAAAKGENRRGGRGRR, encoded by the coding sequence ATGAAAAAACCAAACCAAAACAAATACACACGCCCGGAGGGGGCTGGCGGTGGCCGGTCGGCTACGAGCCGCTCCCGCGAGAAAGGTGCCGAACGGGCATCGTCGCGCACGGCCGTTCGGTCGGGCGATGTGTTTCTGGACGAACTGAAAAACGACATTATGGCGTTTTTTCAGATCAACGACGGCGACTCGTTCACGGTCGATCAGATCGTTGACCATTACGATACCGGCGACCGGCGCGTGCAATTGATGATGCACGGCCTGATTGCCGAACTGGTTAAGGAAAAATCGCTGGTGCGTAACCCCGACGGGTCATACAGTGCCGAACCCGACGCCAACACGCTGGAAGGTACCGTCGACCACGTCAATTCGCGCTTCGCGTTCGTCATTCCCACGAGTCCGCTGGGTACCCGCGCCGACCGCGACAACGACATCTGGGTGTCGACCGACGATCTGAACGGAGCCGTCGACGGCGACCGCGTGAAAGTGGTGCTGTACACTGATTCGCGCAACCGCAGCCGACGCACCGAGGGCAAAGTGGCCAGCATCGTTGAGCGGGGCCGTACCGAACTGGTCGGGCGCATCGAGGTCTGGGACACCTACGGCTTCGTTATTCCCGACAGCCGGAAGATCTACGACGATATTTTCGTTCCGAAAGACAAGCTGGGCGCGGCCAACGACGGCGAGAAAGTCATTGTCCGCATCACGAAATTTCCCGACCCCCGCAGCAGCAAGCAGCGGTTCGAGGGCGAGGTCGTGACGGTGCTGGGTATGGCCGGGCAGAACAACACCGAGATGCACGCCATCCTGGCTGAGTTCGGGCTGCCGATTGATTTCCCCGCTGACGTGGAGGCTGAAGCCGAAGCTATTTCAACGAAGATTCTGAAGAAGGACCTCGCCAAACGACGCGATATGCGTGAGGTGACAACCTTCACCATCGACCCCGTCGACGCCAAGGATTTTGACGATGCGCTGTCGGTGCAGTTTCTGGACAACGGTAACTACGAAATCGGGGTCCACATCGCCGACGTAACAAACTATGTGAAGCCTGGTTCGCGGCTGGAAGAGGAAGCCTTCAAACGGGCGACGTCGGTGTACCTGGTCGACCGGGTAGTGCCGATGCTGCCGGAAAAACTGTCGAACGGGTTGTGCTCGCTGCGCCCCAACGAAGATAAGCTAACCTTCTCGGCCGTCTTCGAACTGACCCCCGACGCCAACATCGTGAAGGAATGGTTTGGCCGGACGGCGATTCACTCGAACCGCCGGTTCAGCTACGAAGAAGCGCAGGACATCCTGAACAACAGCAACGGCGACTATCTCTCGGAGCTGCAATTGCTCAACGAACTGGCCTACAAACTGCGCGACGAGCGATTCCGGCACGGTGCCATCAACTTCGAGACGGTTGAAGTGCGGTTCAAGCTGGACGAAAACGGTGTGCCGCTGTCGGTTTACCCGAAGCTGCGGCAGGATACCAACAAGCTCATCGAGGAGTTTATGCTGCTGGCCAACAAGCGCGTGGCCGAGTACGTGCATCAGCTCTCGAAGAAGGGCGACGAAAACACGATGGTGTACCGTATCCACGAAGGTCCTGACCGCGACCGACTGCAACTGTTCGCCGATTTCGCCGGGCGGCTGGGCTACAAACTCAAGCTGGACGATGAGCACCTGTCTGGCTCGATGAACAAGTTTATGGCAACCATCGAAGGGAAGCCGGAAGCCGGTATGCTGTCTCAACTGGCGATTCGGACGATGTCGAAAGCGCGGTACAGCGTCGAAGACATTGGCCACTTCGGCCTGGGTTTCCGCCGGTATTCGCACTTTACCTCGCCCATCCGCCGGTACCCCGACATGATGGCGCACCGCCTGCTGCAACACTACCTCGACAAGGGCAAGCCCGAAGCGCGGGAGCCGCTGGAAGAGCAGTGCAAGCACGCGTCGGCCCGCGAGAAGATGGCGTCCGACGCTGAGCGGGCGAGTATCAAGTACAAGCAGGTCGAATTCATGAGCCGGATGGATGCCGAGAAGACCTTCGAGGGCGTGATTTCGGGTGTTACGGAATTCGGTATTTTCGTAGAAATCACGGAAAACAACTGCGAAGGCTTAGTGCGGATGCAGGACCTGAACGACGATTTCTACGAGTACGACAAAGACAATTTCCGCATCGTCGGGCAGCGTACGAAGAAGATGTACACCTTCGGCGACCCGGTCGTAGTGCGCGTGAAAGAAACCAACCTCGCTCGGCGCAGTATGGACTACACGCTCGTCAGCGACAAAGCGGGCCGGGTGACAGACGCTGGTAATCAGCACAAGTCGAATTCCAGCCGTGACCGCCGGTCGTCGCAGGTATCGGCCAGCCGGAAAGCCAGCGGAGGTCGCCGGAACGAAGGCGCAGCCGCCAAAGGCGAAAACCGGCGCGGTGGCCGGGGGCGCAGGTAG
- the rdgB gene encoding RdgB/HAM1 family non-canonical purine NTP pyrophosphatase produces MDLCFATNNKNKLAEVSAQLGGAFVLKTLEDIGCTDELPETSGTIPGNSRQKADYVWKHFGVSCFADDSGLEVDALNGEPGVDSAFYSGSRDAGQNIQKVLTNLQGKPSRKARFVTVFTLVLHGVEHQFEGSINGKIVDEPRGTGGFGYDPVFQPDGYDQTFGEMAPEEKRAISHRSRALAKMVAYLQEQVNV; encoded by the coding sequence ATGGACCTTTGCTTCGCGACGAATAACAAGAATAAACTGGCTGAAGTGTCGGCGCAACTGGGTGGGGCGTTCGTGTTGAAAACGCTGGAAGACATCGGCTGTACAGACGAACTTCCTGAAACGTCGGGTACGATACCCGGTAATTCCCGCCAGAAAGCCGATTATGTTTGGAAGCACTTCGGCGTGTCGTGCTTTGCCGACGATTCGGGGCTGGAAGTCGACGCGCTAAATGGCGAACCGGGCGTCGATTCGGCGTTTTACTCGGGTAGCCGCGATGCGGGCCAAAATATCCAGAAAGTACTGACCAATCTACAGGGTAAACCCAGCCGCAAAGCGCGGTTTGTCACTGTGTTTACGCTGGTCCTGCACGGGGTTGAGCATCAGTTTGAGGGGTCGATCAACGGCAAAATCGTGGACGAACCACGTGGAACGGGCGGCTTCGGTTACGATCCCGTCTTCCAACCCGACGGCTATGACCAAACGTTCGGCGAAATGGCCCCGGAGGAGAAACGGGCGATCAGTCACCGCTCCCGCGCCCTGGCGAAGATGGTAGCGTATTTGCAGGAGCAGGTGAACGTGTAG
- a CDS encoding YraN family protein: MAQHNETGRQGEAEAARYLREKGYEILATNFRYQHAEIDLVAQKGKLLVFIEVKTRTGTAFGNPEEFVSYTKSRLVMKAAEHYIFTHNWHHDVRFDIVAILVSGSGQQIRHIEDAFS; encoded by the coding sequence ATGGCACAACACAACGAAACCGGCCGGCAGGGCGAAGCCGAAGCCGCCCGCTACCTGCGTGAGAAAGGCTACGAAATTCTGGCCACCAACTTCCGCTACCAGCACGCCGAGATCGACTTAGTCGCGCAGAAGGGTAAACTGCTGGTGTTTATCGAGGTCAAAACCCGCACCGGCACGGCCTTTGGCAACCCTGAAGAGTTTGTCTCGTACACCAAGTCGCGGCTGGTGATGAAAGCCGCCGAACACTACATTTTCACCCACAACTGGCACCACGACGTGCGGTTCGACATCGTCGCGATTCTGGTGTCGGGCAGTGGGCAGCAGATCCGGCACATCGAAGATGCTTTTAGCTGA
- a CDS encoding S41 family peptidase → MHLFNALRQTLFVAVAGTVVLSSCKRDPDVTPSTAATTTPTTSTSTSTNQTVNDWILGNMSYYYYWNDKIPANPDKTLSPDQFFDSILYKYNATSNPNGDRFSWIQQSADELKASLSGESKTTGMEFKLYLRSSGSTDVIGSVLYVYPGSPADKAGIKRGDVFSKVNGTGLTTTNYSTLLYGDGDTKTYTLAEVQSTGIVDTNNTKSVTAVVLQEDPVFMDSVYTFGAKKIGYVVYNQFVPGPNGSSVATYDQKLDAIFGKFKAKGVNELILDFRYNPGGYVSSATALGGLIAKGIGTKSVFVRKEWNSTVTPALEKQYGTDFFYDYLTQKANNIGDNLSQVYVLTTSGTASASELVINGLRPYFGQKVYTIGTTSYGKNVGSITISDNTGKIKWGMQPIVSKSFNKDNESNYSTGFVPKVEVREPLNMRPLGDVTERMLSEAIFQISGTRTARRGADESTIRTVIGSSIERKAGGSNMFFTVDKALPAAGL, encoded by the coding sequence ATGCACCTGTTTAACGCTTTACGCCAAACGCTGTTCGTTGCCGTGGCAGGCACCGTTGTATTGTCGTCCTGCAAGCGTGACCCCGACGTTACCCCGTCGACGGCAGCTACGACCACGCCCACAACGTCGACGAGTACGTCGACTAACCAGACGGTCAACGACTGGATTCTGGGGAACATGAGCTACTACTATTACTGGAACGATAAAATTCCGGCCAACCCCGACAAAACGCTCTCGCCCGACCAGTTTTTCGATTCGATTCTGTACAAATACAACGCGACCAGCAACCCCAACGGCGACCGCTTCTCCTGGATTCAGCAGAGTGCCGACGAGCTAAAGGCCAGCCTGAGCGGAGAATCGAAAACGACGGGTATGGAGTTTAAGCTCTATCTGCGGTCGTCGGGATCGACGGACGTAATCGGGTCGGTGCTGTATGTGTATCCCGGCTCACCCGCCGACAAAGCCGGGATCAAGCGTGGCGATGTGTTTTCCAAGGTTAATGGCACGGGCCTGACCACGACGAACTATTCGACGCTGCTCTACGGCGATGGCGATACCAAGACGTATACACTCGCCGAAGTACAATCGACGGGAATTGTCGATACTAACAATACGAAGTCAGTAACAGCGGTGGTGTTGCAGGAAGACCCCGTCTTCATGGATTCGGTCTATACATTTGGCGCGAAGAAGATTGGTTACGTCGTTTACAACCAGTTTGTTCCCGGTCCGAACGGCAGCTCCGTAGCGACCTACGATCAGAAGCTGGATGCTATTTTCGGCAAGTTCAAAGCCAAAGGCGTCAACGAACTGATTCTCGATTTCCGCTATAATCCGGGTGGCTACGTGTCGTCGGCAACCGCGCTGGGCGGTCTGATCGCCAAAGGCATCGGGACTAAATCGGTATTTGTGCGTAAAGAATGGAATTCAACCGTTACGCCAGCATTGGAAAAGCAGTACGGCACCGACTTTTTCTATGATTACCTCACCCAGAAAGCAAACAACATCGGCGACAATCTATCGCAGGTGTATGTGTTGACCACCAGTGGTACGGCTTCTGCCAGCGAACTGGTTATCAACGGACTGCGCCCTTATTTTGGACAGAAGGTGTACACGATCGGGACCACATCATATGGTAAGAACGTTGGCTCAATCACGATCTCCGACAATACGGGCAAGATCAAGTGGGGTATGCAGCCTATCGTCAGCAAGTCGTTCAACAAGGACAACGAATCAAACTACTCAACGGGCTTTGTTCCCAAGGTTGAAGTGCGCGAACCGCTCAACATGCGACCACTGGGCGACGTAACCGAGCGGATGCTGAGCGAAGCCATCTTCCAGATCAGTGGTACGCGCACTGCCCGCCGGGGTGCCGATGAATCGACCATACGAACGGTAATCGGTTCGTCGATCGAGCGGAAAGCGGGGGGGAGTAATATGTTTTTTACGGTCGATAAGGCCTTGCCAGCAGCCGGCCTGTAA
- the lipB gene encoding lipoyl(octanoyl) transferase LipB: MNSTLNKQVSVRHLGRIGYQDAWDEQERLFADIVALKLANRNLSADAHQSTPNYLLFCEHPPVYTLGTSGHESNLLIDEARLASEYGATFYKIRRGGDITYHGPGQLVGYPILDLENFFTDIHQYMRLLEEAIILTLADYELRAGRIDGLTGVWLDYDGGERPRKICAMGVKASRWVTMHGFALNVNTDLSYFTHIVPCGIADKAVTSLSAELGHDVPLDEVADRVRQHLGALFAFVY, encoded by the coding sequence ATGAATAGTACACTGAATAAGCAAGTGAGCGTGCGGCACCTCGGCCGGATCGGATATCAGGACGCCTGGGACGAGCAGGAACGGCTGTTTGCCGACATTGTAGCCCTGAAACTGGCCAATCGTAATCTATCGGCTGATGCGCACCAGTCAACGCCCAATTACCTGCTGTTCTGCGAGCACCCACCCGTGTACACGCTGGGTACGAGCGGCCACGAAAGCAACCTCCTGATCGACGAAGCGCGGCTGGCAAGCGAGTACGGCGCGACGTTCTACAAAATCCGGCGCGGGGGCGACATCACTTACCACGGTCCCGGTCAGCTCGTCGGCTATCCGATTCTTGACCTGGAAAACTTCTTCACCGACATTCACCAGTACATGCGGTTGCTCGAAGAAGCCATCATCCTGACGCTGGCCGATTATGAGTTACGGGCTGGGCGCATCGACGGCCTGACCGGCGTGTGGCTCGACTACGACGGTGGGGAGCGTCCGCGCAAAATCTGTGCAATGGGTGTGAAGGCAAGCCGCTGGGTAACGATGCACGGTTTTGCGCTGAACGTCAATACGGATTTGTCGTATTTTACCCATATTGTGCCCTGTGGCATTGCCGACAAAGCCGTAACGTCGCTGTCGGCCGAGTTGGGGCATGATGTGCCGCTGGACGAGGTCGCCGACCGGGTGCGGCAGCATCTGGGCGCGTTATTCGCCTTTGTATACTAA